One part of the Amaranthus tricolor cultivar Red isolate AtriRed21 chromosome 16, ASM2621246v1, whole genome shotgun sequence genome encodes these proteins:
- the LOC130802438 gene encoding protein FAR1-RELATED SEQUENCE 5-like, giving the protein MLLHHLCFAIVEVELLSIIGIQKPTFSVMGMIDEIEEISGSTKHMESLLTVTFTTTTNLGDNNANSSSQLMVALQDNNDKTRTSLTEHMEPLQIVTFTTTFNLGDNNVNSSSQLMVALQDNNDMAETSLTEHMEPLQTVNFTTTSNLGDNNANSSSQLMVAVQDNNDPPSSKNPFEPINDRNIVPSLSEHLYGTPTHNLNRKQFIPHCEKNLIPVLHMTFDSLEEGVKFYETYAKACAFDIRSGSKKVYKGVVTSKYYLCNKQGMREEKLGALRRRLVTRKDCSAKIVFQRTKKGKYWVFKFIEAHSHILASPNSRQHLKWSSSLNNGQKRYIMNNLNLNKGPTSSYKMWKEQVGSYLKVGASLDNFKNFYRDLKCIINESNGQMFVEMFVDDTKSLSKAIWADGISRRNYSLFGDSISVDATYGTNKYNQIFVPFTGVDHQKKCVTFAVGLISKEDVSSYTWLFESFLRAMGGKQPDSIITDQDPAIKIALPNVFDKSIHKFCCWHIMKKLTDKVSIELRNDDEFLRRINKLVYNRDNEPHEFEDQWSKMMSDYEHDNLRNNDWFNSMYDIREMWVPEYFRDLYMGGLLITTSRSETENNFFNYFTLDSKCKLYSAPLKTRIPLEKHASSAYTDVVFKDFQEQILSARVECGFEKNLVRDGKDVYNVVHFNIGKIFEVVYDAQTLYVDYSYASKTPVYDIDGTLLYGNNAIEPKKGVLGDVWNEVHRCISLAEDDEDDLQKKNRRVEKTKRQELEKFVGCEAPKTITIQNPKQSSNKGKRKEKDPKQKDTEDEEEQRVTKQRQCKTCGKVAGDLFIKYSGKRLNPCFRRTIIFGIV; this is encoded by the exons ATGCTTCTTCACCATCTCTGCTTCGCCATTGTTGAGGTTGAGTTGCTGTCTATAATCGGTATTCAAAAACCTACATTTTCAGTAATG GGTATGATT gatgaaattgaagaaattagCGGCTCAACTAAACATATGGAATCCTTACTAACTGTGACATTTACAACCACTACTAACCTTGGTGATAACAATGCAAATTCTTCAAGTCAACTCATG GTTGCATTGcaagataataatgataagactAGAACATCTTTAACCGAGCATATGGAACCCTTACAAATTGTGACTTTTACAACCACTTTTAACCTTGGTGATAACAATGTAAATTCTTCAAGTCAACTCATG GTTGCATTGCAAGATAATAATGATATGGCTGAAACTTCTTTAACTGAGCATATGGAACCCTTACAAACTGTGAATTTTACAACCACTTCTAACCTTGGTGATAACAATGCAAATTCTTCAAGTCAACTCATG GTTGCAGTGCAAGATAATAATGATCCACCATCTTCTAAGAATCCCTTTGAACCTATTAATGACCGTAATATCGTACCTTCTTTAAGTGAACACttatat GGTACACCTACTCATAATCTTAATCGTAAACAATTCATCCCTCATTGTGAGAAAAATCTGATACCAGTATTGCATATGACTTTTGACTCATTAGAAGAAGGGGTGAAATTCTATGAAACATATGCTAAGGCTTGTGCTTTTGACATTAGATCAGGGAGTAAGAAAGTCTATAAAGGTGTTGTTACATCTAAATACTATTTGTGTAATAAACAAGGGATGAGGGAAGAGAAATTAGGTGCATTGAGAAGAAGGCTTGTAACTCGTAAAGATTGTTCTGCTAAAATTGTTTTTCAAAGGACTAAAAAGGGTaaatattgggtttttaagtttattgAAGCCCATAGCCACATTCTTGCCTCACCTAATTCTAGGCAACATTTAAAATGGTCATCTAGTTTAAACAATGGACAAAAAAGATACATTATGAACAATTTGAACTTGAATAAAGGTCCAACAAGTTCATATAAGATGTGGAAAGAACAAGTAGGAAGTTATTTGAAAGTAGGTGCTTCACTTGATAACTTTAAAAACTTTTATAGGGATTTAAAGTGTATTATTAATGAATCTAATGGGCAAATGTTTGTGGAAATGTTT gtTGATGATACTAAATCTCTATCGAAGGCAATTTGGGCAGATGGTATTAGTAGGAGAAACTATTCATTGTTTGGTGATTCGATATCTGTGGATGCTACTTATGGTACTAACaagtataatcaaatttttgttccttTCACGGGTGTTGACCAtcaaaaaaaatgtgttacttttgctGTGGGTCTTATTAGTAAGGAAGATGTATCTTCTTATACTTGGttatttgaatcttttttgAGGGCAATGGGTGGGAAACAACCAGATTCCATTATAACAGACCAAGATCCAGCCATAAAAATTGCTCTACCCAATGTTTTTGACAAGTCTATTCATAAATTCTGTTGTTGGCATATAATGAAGAAACTAACTGATAAAGTTTCTATTGAGTTACGTAATGATGATGAGTTTTTAAGAAGAATTAATAAACTTGTATATAATAGGGATAATGAGCCCCATGAATTTGAAGATCAGTGGTCAAAAATGATGTCGGATTATGAGCATGATAATTTAAGAAATAATGACTGGTTTAATAGTATGTATGATATTAGAGAAATGTGGGTGCCCGAATATTTTAGAGATCTTTATATGGGTGGTTTGCTTATAACAACCTCTAGGTCGGAAACTGAGaacaattttttcaattacttt ACACTAGATAGTAAATGCAAGTTATATTCTGCACCTTTGAAGACTCGTATCCCTCTTGAAAAACATGCTTCTAGTGCCTACACAGATgttgtttttaaggattttcaaGAACAAATTCTTAGTGCACGCGTTGAGTGTGGTTTTGAAAAGAATTTAGTTAGAGATGGCAAGGATGTGTATAATGTGGTACATTTCAACATTGGGAAAATTTTTGAAGTTGTGTATGATGCACAAACATTGTATGTTGATTACTCTT ATGCTAGCAAAACACCTGTCTATGATATTGATGGCACATTATTGTATGGTAATAATGCTATTGAACCTAAAAAAGGGGTTTTAGGAGATGTTTGGAATGAGGTACATCGATGCATTAGTTTGGCagaagatgatgaggatgatttg CAAAAAAAGAATCGTAGGGTTGAGAAGACAAAACGTCAAGAGTTAGAAAAGTTTGTGGGTTGTGAAGCTCCTAAAACAATTACAATTCAAAACCCTAAACAATCTTCAAACAAAGGCAAGAGGAAAGAAAAAGATCCAAAACAAAAGGATACTGAAGATGAAGAGGAGCAAAGGGTGACCAAGCAAAGACAATGTAAAACTTGTGGCAAAGTTGCAG GTGACTTGTTTATAAAATACAGTGGTAAACGATTGAATCCCTGCTTCAGAAGAACAATTATATTTGGAATTGTGTAG